A part of Lacibacter sp. H407 genomic DNA contains:
- a CDS encoding beta-N-acetylhexosaminidase: MKKFLAILLVCSSFITSAQEINIIPQPFEVKQLVKGTYTLKQTITWSSNFPDNEGASAVTSYLAEYLKKYYNIEAVKAKGNKADIVFASTRMPTGGALAYRLNVSKSGIRIEANFDESAFHAVQSLIQLLPVQQNGTAEIPFVQIYDKARFDYRGMHLDVGRHFEPVSFIKKYIDYLALHKINVFHWHLTEDQGWRIEIKKYPELTSIGSKRNGTIIGRYPGKGNDNKPHDGYYTQQEIKEVVAYAKSRFVEVVPEIEMPGHGSAAIAAYPWLSCFPNRTTSIPLNMVSLKTVQEAQSGRVKFVQETWGVFDDVFCAGKDETFGFLEKVLDEVMTLFPSKYVHIGGDECPKTHWKQCPNCQKRMKELKLKDEHELQSYFVQRIEKYLNIKGKTLIGWDEILEGGLAPNAQVMSWRGEAGGIAAAKENHYVIMTPGSHMYFDHKQTANEDSVTIGGFTTVQKVYTYEPIPKELPESQWKFVRGAQANVWTEYMNNTSKIEYMIFPRMAALSEVLWTAKEKRNAADFEKRLLVQFKRYDMWGVNYSKAYLQAESKVTPSQSPNAVRWEVKVKNPGAFPVGIFRNVESEKIPDTIPVYNYQGDITHYEYRNKRTAFVGYIDLENPFIEVTKSGSYVAYVCNYSRIGVHCKSPKDSVSQNFVFTKSTGTKITLTHQPSESYPGDGAFTLVNGIVNEKGLERTHEFIGFNGTDCEAVIDLGSKQPINQVTAFFLDQKGSWIWPPTALQVETSDNGVQFNKIGEASKMMDNKLQFTTPELLTRFVKINLRNHGIIDTGFDGEGHNAWLFVSELQID, from the coding sequence ATGAAAAAATTCTTAGCGATCTTGCTTGTATGTTCGTCGTTCATTACCTCCGCACAGGAGATCAACATTATTCCGCAGCCATTTGAAGTAAAACAACTGGTGAAAGGAACCTACACGTTAAAACAAACGATTACGTGGAGCAGCAATTTCCCCGACAATGAAGGTGCAAGCGCTGTTACAAGTTATCTCGCAGAATACTTAAAAAAATATTATAACATCGAAGCAGTAAAAGCAAAAGGCAACAAAGCTGATATTGTTTTCGCATCAACACGCATGCCTACCGGTGGTGCATTGGCTTATCGTTTAAACGTAAGTAAAAGCGGCATCCGCATTGAAGCAAATTTTGATGAGTCGGCATTTCATGCAGTACAATCCCTGATTCAATTGTTGCCTGTTCAACAAAACGGAACTGCGGAAATTCCTTTTGTACAGATCTACGACAAAGCACGTTTCGATTATCGTGGCATGCATCTCGATGTGGGCCGTCACTTCGAGCCTGTTTCATTCATCAAAAAATATATTGATTACCTCGCATTGCATAAGATCAATGTTTTTCATTGGCATTTAACGGAAGATCAGGGCTGGCGTATTGAGATCAAGAAATATCCTGAACTCACTTCAATTGGCAGTAAACGTAATGGCACCATCATTGGCCGTTATCCGGGCAAGGGAAACGACAACAAACCCCATGATGGTTATTACACACAGCAAGAAATTAAAGAAGTAGTGGCTTATGCAAAAAGCCGTTTTGTAGAAGTGGTTCCTGAAATTGAGATGCCCGGTCATGGCAGTGCGGCGATTGCTGCGTATCCATGGTTGAGTTGCTTTCCCAACAGAACCACAAGTATTCCATTGAACATGGTTTCACTGAAAACCGTACAGGAAGCACAAAGCGGACGTGTAAAATTTGTACAGGAAACATGGGGTGTGTTTGACGATGTATTCTGCGCAGGAAAAGATGAAACATTCGGATTTCTTGAAAAAGTTTTGGATGAAGTAATGACATTGTTCCCGTCGAAATATGTACACATTGGTGGTGATGAGTGCCCCAAAACACATTGGAAGCAATGCCCCAACTGTCAGAAGCGTATGAAAGAGCTGAAGTTGAAAGATGAGCACGAACTGCAAAGCTATTTTGTACAGCGCATTGAAAAATATCTCAACATCAAAGGCAAAACACTCATTGGCTGGGATGAAATTCTCGAAGGTGGATTGGCTCCCAACGCACAGGTAATGAGCTGGCGTGGTGAAGCAGGCGGTATTGCGGCTGCAAAAGAAAATCATTATGTGATCATGACGCCGGGCAGTCACATGTATTTCGATCATAAACAAACGGCAAATGAAGACTCCGTAACCATCGGTGGTTTTACAACCGTACAAAAAGTGTACACGTACGAACCAATTCCAAAAGAGTTACCAGAATCGCAGTGGAAGTTTGTGCGTGGTGCACAAGCCAACGTATGGACCGAATACATGAACAACACCAGCAAGATCGAATACATGATCTTTCCACGAATGGCTGCATTAAGTGAAGTGTTGTGGACTGCAAAAGAAAAACGCAATGCTGCTGATTTTGAGAAACGTTTACTTGTTCAGTTCAAACGATATGATATGTGGGGAGTTAATTACAGCAAGGCATACTTGCAAGCAGAATCCAAAGTAACTCCCTCACAATCGCCGAATGCTGTAAGATGGGAAGTGAAAGTTAAAAATCCAGGGGCCTTTCCAGTTGGAATTTTTCGGAATGTAGAATCGGAAAAAATTCCAGATACAATTCCTGTTTATAACTATCAGGGAGATATTACACATTACGAGTACAGGAACAAAAGAACTGCATTTGTAGGTTATATAGATTTAGAGAACCCTTTTATAGAAGTAACCAAAAGTGGGAGCTATGTTGCGTATGTATGCAACTATTCCAGAATTGGAGTACATTGTAAAAGCCCCAAGGATTCTGTTTCTCAAAACTTCGTGTTTACTAAATCAACAGGAACAAAAATTACACTTACGCATCAACCCTCGGAAAGTTACCCCGGTGATGGCGCTTTTACATTAGTAAATGGAATTGTAAATGAAAAAGGTTTGGAGCGTACACATGAATTCATAGGCTTTAACGGCACAGATTGTGAAGCTGTCATAGATTTGGGAAGCAAGCAACCTATCAATCAAGTTACAGCATTCTTTCTTGATCAAAAAGGAAGTTGGATATGGCCCCCCACTGCCCTACAAGTCGAAACGAGTGACAATGGTGTTCAATTTAATAAGATTGGAGAAGCAAGTAAAATGATGGATAATAAATTACAATTTACTACGCCTGAACTTTTAACCCGTTTTGTAAAAATCAATTTACGGAATCATGGCATCATCGATACTGGTTTTGACGGCGAAGGGCACAATGCATGGTTATTTGTGAGTGAATTGCAAATTGATTAG
- a CDS encoding TlpA disulfide reductase family protein, with the protein MYKFMMCLLLVAGLSATAQEKKFVVSGSLPANTKKYDVLLSWNNGNSAEEAKLVDGKFEIKGTINEPVTATLMLQESNPPSGKAFDMTEYRRNNLTLFLDEGTITIVSKTWLSEAEVKGSALVNDYYKYQQQTKLLKELEDKIGDVYYSYGQAKNREATNQVMEMFNLSQVLVAAEQLKFVKNNPASPVSLYMVEQSLGMDMDAATAEPMFVLLNEKLRTSEKGKQIAEMIAIGKKSMVGVEAADFTQPTADGKPISLFSFRGKYVLVDFWASWCGPCRAESPNLVKAYEKYKPKNFEIFGVSLDQSKDKWLKAIKDDKYSWPQVGDMKGWENAASQQYGILGIPFNMLIDPNGIIVARNLRGEALEKKLEEILK; encoded by the coding sequence ATGTATAAATTCATGATGTGTTTGCTGCTGGTTGCCGGTTTGTCTGCAACAGCACAGGAAAAGAAATTTGTAGTGAGCGGAAGTTTACCTGCCAACACAAAAAAGTATGATGTGTTGCTGAGCTGGAACAATGGCAACAGTGCTGAAGAAGCAAAACTCGTTGATGGTAAGTTTGAAATTAAAGGAACCATTAATGAGCCGGTAACAGCTACATTGATGCTGCAGGAGTCAAATCCTCCATCGGGTAAAGCTTTCGATATGACGGAATATCGCCGTAACAATCTCACATTATTTCTTGATGAAGGAACCATTACTATTGTTTCGAAAACATGGTTGAGTGAAGCAGAAGTAAAAGGTTCAGCTCTTGTGAATGATTATTATAAATATCAACAACAAACCAAATTGTTGAAAGAACTGGAAGATAAGATCGGTGATGTGTATTACAGTTACGGCCAGGCAAAGAACAGGGAAGCTACCAATCAGGTGATGGAGATGTTCAACTTGTCGCAGGTGTTAGTTGCTGCTGAACAATTGAAGTTTGTAAAGAATAATCCTGCTTCACCGGTTTCATTGTATATGGTGGAGCAATCGTTGGGAATGGATATGGATGCGGCAACTGCTGAGCCCATGTTTGTATTGCTCAATGAAAAATTGCGTACTTCAGAAAAGGGAAAACAGATCGCAGAAATGATTGCCATTGGTAAAAAGTCGATGGTGGGAGTTGAAGCAGCTGATTTTACACAACCGACGGCCGATGGAAAACCTATTTCCCTTTTTTCCTTTCGTGGGAAATATGTGTTGGTTGATTTTTGGGCAAGCTGGTGTGGCCCTTGTCGTGCTGAAAGCCCCAATCTTGTAAAAGCATACGAAAAGTACAAGCCAAAGAATTTTGAAATTTTTGGTGTGTCGCTTGATCAAAGTAAAGACAAATGGTTAAAGGCCATCAAAGATGATAAATATTCATGGCCACAAGTGGGTGATATGAAAGGCTGGGAAAATGCCGCATCGCAACAATATGGCATTCTCGGTATTCCGTTCAACATGCTCATTGATCCAAATGGAATTATCGTTGCCCGGAATTTAAGAGGAGAGGCATTGGAAAAAAAGCTGGAAGAGATTTTGAAGTAA